A genomic window from Pungitius pungitius chromosome 12, fPunPun2.1, whole genome shotgun sequence includes:
- the LOC119220314 gene encoding proline-rich protein 15-like protein A — MAEPSPSWWKLTFLRRKNSQPKVQYEIPAALVTNSATAHHGSSTGGAALHPEEGALDARLERIMDKTLASKGRNVKVSHSGRFKEKKKVRAALAGNPEMLPGEGAAKDAAHPEGQ, encoded by the coding sequence ATGGCAGAGCCGTCTCCGAGTTGGTGGAAGCTGACTTTCCTCAGGAGGAAGAATTCCCAGCCCAAAGTCCAGTATGAAATCCCTGCGGCGTTGGTTACCAACAGTGCCACAGCCCATCATGGATCCAGCACAGGGGGAGCTGCCCTCCACCCGGAGGAGGGGGCACTGGACGCCCGACTGGAGAGGATCATGGATAAGACGTTGGCCAGCAAAGGGCGCAATGTCAAGGTGTCTCACTCCGGGAGGtttaaggagaagaagaaagtgcgTGCTGCGCTGGCGGGGAACCCAGAGATGTTGCCTGGGGAGGGCGCAGCGAAGGACGCGGCCCATCCAGAGGGGCAGTGA
- the LOC119220265 gene encoding pyruvate dehydrogenase (acetyl-transferring) kinase isozyme 2, mitochondrial-like, which produces MTSKVRFVGSVVKTAVRANLPNYIDHFSRFSPSPVSMKQFMDFGSTNACERTSFAFLRQELPVRLANIVKEISVLPQRLLATPSVQLLHSWYIQSLMEILEFLDKSPDDHKVLEMFVDVLESVRNRHNDVVPTMAQGIIEYKDAFDQQDAVTDHNIQYFLDRFYTSRISIRMLINQHTLVFKGNTNPAHPNTIGCIDSICDVTEVAQDAYASAKMLCEQYYLGSPELELRQMNANNNKEPIHISYVPSHLYHMLFELFKNAMRATIENHEASRSLPPIKVMVALGGEDLTIKISDRGGGVPFRKTERLFSYMYSTAPRPSIEDKHRAPLAGFGYGLPISRLYTRYFQGDLQLYSMEGHGTDAVIHLKALSTDSVERLPVFNKTALRHYKLSLDADDWCVPSKEPRDLAVSRASK; this is translated from the exons ATGACGAGTAAAGTTCGGTTCGTCGGCTCTGTGGTGAAGACGGCGGTTCGGGCCAACCTGCCTAATTACATCGACCACTTCTCCAGGTTCTCCCCCTCTCCTGTTTCCATGAAGCAGTTTATGGATTTTG GTTCCACCAACGCCTGTGAGCGCACGTCGTTCGCGTTCCTGCGCCAGGAGCTCCCCGTGCGCCTGGCCAACATCGTTAAGGAAATCAGCGTGCTGCCGCAGCGGCTTCTGGCCACGCCCTCTGTCCAACTGCTGCACAGCTG GTACATTCAAAGCCTGATGGAGATCTTGGAGTTCCTGGACAAGAGCCCCGATGACCACAAAGTCCTTGAAAT GTTCGTGGACGTCTTGGAGTCCGTCAGAAACCGGCACAACGATGTAGTCCCCACCATGGCTCAGGGGATCATCGAGTACAAAGACGCTTTCGACCAGCAGGACGCCGTCACCGACCACAACATCCAGTACTTCCTAGACCGTTTCTACACCAGCCGCATCTCCATCCGCATGCTCATCAACCAGCACA CTCTTGTCTTCAAAGGCAACACAAACCCCGCCCACCCCAACACCATTGGCTGTATTGACTCCATATGTGACGTGACTGAAGTTGCGCAAG ATGCCTATGCGAGTGCTAAGATGCTGTGTGAGCAGTATTACCTGGGATCACCAGAGCTGGAGCTCAGGCAGATGAATG ccaacaacaacaaagagcccATTCATATCTCATACGTCCCATCTCACCTGTACCACATGCTCTTTGAACTCTTCAAG AATGCCATGAGGGCAACCATTGAGAACCACGAGGCAAGCAGGTCCCTCCCACCCATCAAAGTCATGGTCGCTCTTGGTGGAGAGGACCTGACGATCAAG ATAAGTGACAGAGGAGGCGGTGTACCCTTCAGGAAGACGGAGCGTCTGTTCAGCTACATGTATTCCACGGCTCCCAGACCTTCCATAGAAGATAAGCACCGCGCCCCACTG gcgGGGTTTGGATATGGTCTGCCCATCTCTCGCCTCTACACTCGTTACTTCCAGGGAGACTTGCAGCTTTACTCCATGGAGGGGCACGGCACTGACGCGGTCATCCACCTGAAG GCTTTGTCGACCGACTCGGTGGAGAGGTTGCCAGTTTTCAACAAGACTGCACTGCGTCACTACAAGTTGAGTTTGGATGCGGATGATTGGTGCGTTCCCTCCAAGGAGCCACGAGACCTCGCCGTTTCCCGCGCCTCCAAGTGA